The following proteins come from a genomic window of Thiothrix winogradskyi:
- the gnd gene encoding decarboxylating NADP(+)-dependent phosphogluconate dehydrogenase, with translation MDTTPSNIGLIGLGVMGSNLALNLNDHGYSLSVYNRTYTLTEHFMAQQAQGRTIQAAQTLPEFVNQLAQPRIIMLMVTAGRAVDAVIEQLLPLLNSNDIIIDGGNSNYKDTTRRWQELTEKSIRFVGMGVSGGEEGARHGPSLMPGGAVEAWPAIRDMFQAVAAKVEGVPCCQWLGEGGSGHYVKMVHNGIEYGDMQLIAEACHLMQHALGMDFDAMADTFATWNQGKLESYLIDITSQILRQKDVDGSPLVTKILDRAGQKGTGLWTAQDALEHAVPLTLIGEAVHARMLSARKDERVAASHILGGLEAPVPAEQRQAYLDAIHDALYAAKLVSYAQGFMLMQTAAKQYGWNLPYGDIALLWRAGCIIRSRFLGDIKASFEREPVPQSLLQDPFFALELKQASSGWRKAVALAVMQGVPAPALSSALAFFDGYRCAEGSANILQAQRDFFGAHGYQRVDRDPALHFHTVWGIPPIPDPSPARGEGRRNS, from the coding sequence ATGGACACCACTCCCAGCAATATCGGTTTAATCGGTCTCGGCGTAATGGGGTCAAACCTTGCGCTAAACCTGAATGATCACGGCTATTCCTTAAGCGTTTACAACCGCACTTATACCCTCACCGAACACTTCATGGCGCAACAGGCACAGGGTCGCACGATTCAAGCCGCGCAAACCTTACCCGAATTCGTCAACCAACTGGCGCAGCCACGCATTATTATGCTGATGGTCACAGCCGGTCGTGCGGTCGATGCGGTGATCGAACAACTGTTGCCGCTGCTTAACTCCAACGACATTATTATCGACGGCGGCAATTCCAACTACAAAGACACCACGCGCCGCTGGCAGGAATTGACTGAGAAAAGCATTCGTTTTGTCGGCATGGGCGTATCCGGCGGGGAAGAGGGCGCACGGCATGGTCCTTCCTTGATGCCCGGTGGCGCGGTGGAAGCATGGCCTGCGATTCGCGACATGTTCCAAGCCGTTGCTGCCAAGGTGGAGGGTGTTCCTTGCTGCCAATGGCTGGGGGAAGGCGGTTCGGGGCATTACGTCAAAATGGTGCATAACGGCATCGAATACGGCGATATGCAATTGATTGCCGAAGCCTGCCATTTGATGCAACACGCGCTGGGGATGGATTTCGACGCAATGGCGGACACGTTCGCTACGTGGAACCAAGGCAAGCTCGAATCGTATTTGATCGACATTACCAGCCAGATTTTGCGCCAGAAAGATGTGGATGGTAGCCCACTTGTGACCAAAATCCTCGACCGTGCCGGGCAAAAAGGCACGGGGTTATGGACGGCGCAAGACGCACTCGAACATGCCGTGCCACTGACCTTGATTGGTGAAGCGGTTCATGCACGGATGTTGTCGGCGCGTAAGGATGAGCGCGTGGCTGCTTCTCACATTTTGGGCGGTTTAGAAGCACCTGTCCCAGCAGAACAACGGCAAGCCTATCTCGATGCTATTCATGATGCGCTGTATGCGGCGAAGTTGGTGTCGTATGCGCAAGGTTTCATGCTGATGCAAACCGCCGCAAAACAATACGGCTGGAATTTGCCGTATGGCGACATTGCCTTGCTGTGGCGGGCAGGTTGCATTATTCGTAGCCGTTTTCTTGGCGACATTAAAGCCAGTTTTGAACGCGAACCAGTGCCGCAAAGCCTGTTACAAGACCCGTTTTTTGCGCTGGAACTCAAGCAAGCCTCCAGTGGTTGGCGTAAAGCGGTGGCGTTGGCGGTGATGCAGGGCGTGCCTGCTCCGGCATTGTCGTCGGCGTTGGCATTTTTTGATGGCTATCGCTGTGCGGAGGGTTCGGCGAATATTTTGCAGGCGCAACGGGATTTTTTTGGGGCGCACGGTTATCAGCGGGTAGACCGCGACCCTGCGCTGCATTTTCATACGGTGTGGGGAATCCCCCCCATCCCTGACCCTTCCCCCGCAAGGGGTGAAGGGAGGAGGAACTCATGA